Below is a window of Rhodamnia argentea isolate NSW1041297 chromosome 11, ASM2092103v1, whole genome shotgun sequence DNA.
attgggaaccggaccaccaaTCCGAACCTCAGCACCTGAAATTGGGAACCAAACCAACTCGAACTATGCTTGCCCTATATAAATgggcatttataattaaaatatttaaacattaaTGGGCTGAATTATGCTCAATTTAGGCCTAAAGGCCTTGGAACTTTCAGTACTCACTCCCCTAGGCTTGGCCGAATTTTTCAAGTGGTGCTATCCTGGTTCACACGTTTGTTTCATGTCCAATTCCATCACAATCCGATTAAAATGTAGATGCATGAAatgtattttgaaaattaaaactaaattaaatacaacctatatgaaaatgatttaatattttttgccaAGGGCTGAGGTCGATCACtaatttttatggaattaatccttaaacaaaaaaatcaaaatttaggtgtcaatagttATTTTGGGAAATGTTTGAGAAATATTATGTTGAATGTATCCTATTTGATGATTTTGAATTGTGAAAGATCATGTGTTTTGGTTTGTGAATTCGATTTATGAAATAGATTTTGGATTGGGTTTGTGGGTTGTTTGAGGATGAGTTATTAGTTTTATAATCAATGTCACAATATTTTGAATTCATTGAGGGGCTATGCATGCATACttttaggggtgtgcaaaagaACCAAAAATCACCAGGGAGCGGACCAAATCAACCTAGAATAAGCGGTTCCTAAGAGAACCGATCCCGATTCCAAGTGTGGAACCATCCACCCGCTATATCggtaatatatataatatatagaatttacttttttttaaatgaaaaatcttgAATCCTTAATTTGAAATTCGGTCATCTCGTCTCAAACTCTCACTCTCATCTCgatctcttctctctttcgtcTCACACTTTCGGTGTCTTACTCTCACCTCTGTCTCTTCGTCTCCATCTCCGTCTTAGTCTCTCGACTCCCATCGACTCAAGTCCTCAATTTCCATCAACTCATAGTCACACCTTCGGCAGTTCATCAcgtccctctctcgctctcggcCACCTCCATTTTCTAAAGTTCGAATCCCTAATCTTCAATCTACTTACCAAATCcctaattttcaatttctatttGGTCGGTGAAGGTTTGTGGGATCGGTTCCATGGACCCACACGAGAACCAAACCGGATCGGCGGTTCGGTTCTCGGATGGGTCCATGGAATCAACAAGTGGTTCCCGgttacaatttttcaaaatcgaTACTTAGTGGGCGGTTCCCAATTCTAGGGTGGGAACCGCCCACCTAGACCATGCTCACCTCTACGTACTATCTTAAGACGTCATGTTTGGGTTGAGCCACGCATTGATATAGATGGAGACCTACAACAAGCGAGAATCTTGATAGGTCTTATTGAGCACTAGGTTTATCAAGGGACGGGACCTTAGATAGTTACTTTGATATTGTTGACTGAATGGGCGTTTATGATATGTACAAATCTTTAATGAAGTGATATAACTCGTCTTTTATGTTTTACTTATATTATATACTGGATTTAGATAAATATGTTTATGGTACCGTTTATTAATGTGCACAATGGATGCTCGATTTGCTTAGAAAATAGTTATACTCCTCACTAAGCGGTGATTTGCTCATGCCTTTCATCTCAATTCTTTTTCGGGTTCCACGGCTACAAGCGAATACGCCAAGAGTGGTCGTAAGGGGGCTTTTTTGGGCGTTTGGATTTTGGTTAAAGTAGAAATAGTTGTGTGCGTTTAGAATGATATTTATTGGGTTGAGGTTGTTTAGAATTGGAGATGAATATATTCTTCTATGTGAACTTTAGAACTATGCATATTATTATGatatgttttgttttgaagctgCGTCCATTAGGTATGAGGACGATCAATGTCATTTCTTTTGTACTTGTAGAGTTGAGCTGCGATACAAGCTATGTGGAAGTTCGTCGATGCCCAAAGGCCTCTCTCTTCTTGAGAATCGGCGAGACTAGCTCACGGGCTTAAGGGCAAAAAGGGCAAGTCAAGATATAGGTAAGCTTCGCATATTACCAATATATTAACTTCAACATGTCTAGGATGTGTccctaaaaattataaaagaatggGAATTGCTAGGTTCTCCCAACCTCAGCTGCATCATTACTCCCGGGCTTGCTTCACAACAACATTTGATTCCTCCGACAACGACACAAAAACTCTCTAGATATTCTCCAATTCAACTTAGcgaatttttcgacaaaaaaaaaaaaaagccaattttTAAACTTGTGCCTTTCTATCCTGTCTTCCATCGTCAATCCGAGTTATGTTACGTCAAATAATGAGTTCATACCTTCACATATCCGAAATCTGTACTTTATGAcaggggtgagcggttctaggTTAACTGTCAAAATTGGATCCTCTTTTTTGAGAAACTAAACCTATATTGCATATCCTGGAACCTGGAATATACCTTGTCACGGGTTCCACGGTCGGTTCCAAGGTTTACTCAGATTCCacctgtattcttaattgaccGATTGCGGTGAATTAGTACTTCTAATGATCGCAATTTGTTGTTACAATCTACTgaccataactcatatttagatacacaaagaatataaaacattaacgAAGTAAAACTCTCGATTatggaaaatcaccaaaaatgaaagtttgGACTAATGATTTCAAATTAAACACTCATCATTGGATACTATGAAATACCATAGGATCGTGCGAAgatatagaacaagaaaaacacaaacactTGTTCCAAATTCTTATCCATTGGAACCGGTTCCCCAATTTTAGAATGTATAACCTAACTTATTTTCACCAGTTTAGATCTTTGATTCTCGATCCTACATTGGAACCGTGCTCACCCCTGCTCTATAATTAACTTACCCAAAGGTAATTTtcatattacaaaaaatttcaaactggtacctCATGACACATTAGTTCCAAACTGATTTTCCTTGCACAAAATATCCTGAACTAGTAACCCAATGCCCCAAGTTGTGAGCACACGTGACAGGCAACTACAAGACCGATTCGACATGGAAAATCCACGTTTGTTAACACCGTCCATTTTAAATGATGGTAAATTTGGGTTGAGAGTACCTGTTTGGGATTACTGATGAGATGGAAATTAGTTTGAAGTGAATATAACATGAGGtataagttttggatttttgatgAGACGGAAATTAGTTTGTGGTCAATGTATTGTGGaataccggtttgaaatttaaATGGTATTCAAATCTAAGTAATAAAAGGAAATGCTTTGACTTCTATAACATACTGACATTTTTTTGGCCATATGAGCAATTAATATCtaggaaattgaaaaatttcttGCCCACTATGCTTGATAACAAATATCGACGGTGCTtgaaccaatatatatatatataaactatTACTAAAGTGGATATCTAGATAGAATGTTACTTATAATTATTAAAGTATATAAACATCGACATATAAGTTCCCATATAATTTTTGCATGTGGAATTTGTTTCGTAAAATTCCAAGTGTtaatgggaaaataaaaagtttttttttctttttaaaagagaaaataaaaaggctcTCCATTAATGAGATGTTGTTGTATGGCCTATAAATTATATGATCGTTATTATTTTGACCGTTCGAATTATCAATGATTGAGACAGGTTCACTGTATATTTTTTACaatacattcaatttttttttttttttgcattaccAATAGAgaaagtgcttttttttttttggggggggtcggaatattttaattttttatttttttggtcggaatataGAAAATGCTTTTGCCTCGCCTACCTTTGATGACCTCtctgttctaaaaaaaaaagattcaaaagtCCTCCTGTCTTCCTCGGACCTCGACCCTCGTCTCTCCGAGGGCCACTcttgtctccttttttttttttttttgaacttttgaagtGGTAATCGAGGACAGCTCCTTTGAATCTTCATCCCAGTAAACGCCAAAGTTACAGACTAAAGAAGATGTCTGATTAGCAGATGACCTTCGTCCCCATCTCTGGTCAATCCAATAATATCTCAATCTTGACAGGGAAGAAGAACACCCTCTTGGTGTCTGGATCAGACCCACCATTTTTTTCGATCTAATCCGTCCTCCAGAAGCAACCCAATCCTCAAAAAGAGCTCAAGAACATAGCCACAGAGGAGCAAACAAGGGAACCAAATCTTGATGGCAAAGTGCTTCAGCTTTGCAGAGACAAGGAACCGATGCTTCCGCTTCTCCTTCTCCCGGGCGGGCCTGAAGTCGGCCACCACCGACCTCGGCGACGGCACCGTCATGCACTGTTGGGTCCCCAAGACGTACAAGCCCAGCAAGCCCAACTTGCTCCTCTTGCACGGCGTCGGAGCCAACGCAATGTGGCAGTGGAACGAGTTCATCTCGCCCTTCATCGCCAGGTTCAACGTGTACGTGCCTGATCTCTTGTTCTTCGGCGATTCCTACACGACCCGGCCCGAGCGGACCGAGCAGTTTCAGGCTCAGTGCGTCGCAGGTAGGGACTGTCGGTTTTACGAGACGACAGGATAGCAAAAGGACTCGAGCAAGGCTGACTCGAATCAGCATTTGACCCGTTTTGTTTTTGCAGGAGTCTTGAAGGCTCACGGAGTGAGGAAGACGAATGTGGTGGGGATAAGTTACGGCGGGTTCGTGGCGTACAGCTTGGCGGCGCAGTTCCCAGAGATGGTGGAGAAGCTGGTTCTTTGCTGTGCAGGGGTGTGTATGGAGGATAAGGACATGGAGGATGGGATGTTCCCGGTGAGCTTGAAACGTTCAATAGAATCGTTCTGGGAATTATAAATCACGTTGCAGAAACTGCTTTTGTGTGTTTCTCGTGGAGTTCAGCGCAATTCTATCTAAGTGAGTCTTGGCGCAATGTCATCTTGGCAGGTGAAGAGCGTGGACGAGGCCGTGAGTTTCCTGTTCCCGCAGACGCCGGAGAAGGTGAAGGAGATGCTCAAGGTTGTGTTCTACAAGCCGGCGGTGAATATGCCCTCTTGCTTTATGCAGGATTTCATTGATGTAAGTTGGCAGAAAGTTACAAATATCTCAGCTGAACGTTTGTGTTCTAAGAATCTGAGTTTAGTTGATGCCAAGTGTTCAGTGTTTGTTTCCTTTGCTAGCGAAATTGGCGCACTTCCTTTTCCTGACTCGTAATGTAAGTTTGTGCAGTTAGTTTAGTTATAAGCTAATAGCTGCAATTCAACAGCGAAAGTAGAATCTTTAGATGGCTCTCGCGTGTTTTCATGTTATTGACTAAGCCACTTCTTGACCATACCCATAGTAGTCTTGTTTCACATTTTTATTGCTCACGATTACGCGGTGTCGGGCGGATTAGCTTCTGTGGTTGAACAAAGCTTCTTTCCTTGCTTTAGCAGCTCTGGTTGTTTGTTATGTTCATGTGGATGTTTAATGAGTACAAGAAAACGAATGTGCATGAATTGAAAGACCTCTGCTTTTAGAGAACTGTGGTCAACACCATGATAGTTTTCCATTCTATGAGAATTGGTGCCACGTGCAATGACTGAACTTTTTTGGTAGAAGAAAAATCACTACTTGGCATTCTGTCCTCGACTATCGCAGCTTTGTTCTCTCTAACCCATACTTGAAGCCGAGGACCATTGCGTAGTGTCATTTAGGCCACGAAATGAATAAGTAGCTTGTTCTTTGCGAACTGAGACAACACAATATGTCTAGTTGTGAAGACCGGTACAGACTAAACAGCAGCTTGTGAGACAAAGTGCTAACTATCACTCTCCCCGATCCTGCATTAGCTGTGCTGTTTCAACTTACTTAGGAAAAGCTAAATATTTAGGTGTCATTTGATGATGTTTCTAGTTGGGCTATCTAGGATAAGTTTGTCTCGATCACTCAAGTTCTGTGGCATTTCAAGAACGGTCACCATGATTCTGCAGGTTATGTGCACGGAGTACCTTCAAGAAAGGACAGAGCTGGTCGATGCCTTACACAAAGATAGGAAGATGTCTAATCTTCCCAAAATTAACCAGGTTTCTTTTCTCTCGAAATCTCTGTCCTCTCAACCGGACTCACGCAAGTGACTCATTATATATTCACATTGATTTTGTCGGTAGCTTCTCTCTTCCTTGGCATCCTCTCAAGCCATTGATATTTTCTGATGCAGCCGACACTGATAATCTGGGGGGAATATGATAAAGTCTTTCCATTGGCATTGGGTCACAGATTAAAGAGGTTTCCCTTCTATGCTTTTGCTTTGGTTTTTCCACTTTCTTAACAAGCTTGATTCTCCACTGGAATTTGTATAAACTACATCATGGGATGAAATCCAATCTTCAGAACCAAAATGTTCTTAATCACCTAAGACCGTTTCAATTCGAACATTCAATGCTCATGAGCATTAATTTCCAGGAGAATCTATTTTTGAGAACGGCTTTTGGTAGATGTTCTTACTGAATAAtctgcttcttttctttctcatcgTTCGAATGACTTTGGCCAGGCATCTGGATGAAAGCGCACAACTAGTGGTTATAAAGGATTGTGGTCATGCGATGAATGTAGAGAAGCCGAAAGAGATGTACAAACACATCAAGTCGTTCCTCGTGGGTCCACAACTTTCACCTAAGAAGGCAAATCAAAGCAATGGCCAGAAGGTGGACTAAGAGCCAGCAATGACTTCATATCAATTTAAGCTATGTAATTAGAAGAAACATAGTTCGGCATATTGAACCTATGAAGAGGGAGGGCCATACTATGGGGaatgtttcctctttttttttacttgagatATAACATTACAGACGCGTTTGTTCATTGTGAATTTTCCTATATTAGTGTTGCAATGTTTGCTTGTAATGTTGCTTTCACAGTTCACAAGTCAAATTTATGCAACGAACGTTGTCCTTCTTTCCAGTTCGGCATTAATTCTAAGGCATATTGGTTATCAGAATGTTGATATTCTGAGAACCGCTCGATGATGGAGCTGAAACATGAAGGTAATTGGCATCGCCGCTTTGCAGAAGGAGTTCTTGATGACTTTTCTCGCCCTTTATCTCATTACTGATACAGATGAGTTTTGCTTCAATTGAAGTTGCCCGGGCTGATAAACTGCAGCATCAGATCATGGTGCAGAGTCAATCAAGACATTAGCTCCTGCAGAAGGAGGCTGAGGTAGTGAAGGCAGAGTATTTGTTCTCAACAGGTGTTATCAAGTTGCATGAGAAGTAGCCGTTAGAATTTCCATTCTAAAAGTTGGATCGTTGCTCTAAATATTCGGAGGTTCGTATCCCCTGATATCCAAGCGAGCTCGTATCCTATGCATCAAACGCATGTAAATGAAGCTATTTTGTTTTAGTAAAAGTATTGTGAACTCATACAACTCTCTTTGATTATAAGAATCACATACAGGGGAAGAGAAGGAGGGGAAGCAAATAGGTAGAGTCAAGACAAGAGTcctaggctccgtttgtttcgctaAAAATTGATGGTTTGGAAAACACTatctaaaaaatgatcgcttgcctcgcctaaaataattagtcaatgaaaaatgtttgatTATCAACAACAAATTATTCCTAAATATgttatttaaattattcatttttcatgaaaagagCCTTAGAGTTGTTTACAAAGTACTTGTTCAATGTAATTTAGgagattttatgatttttgagcCTATTATAACGTTTCGAAAACCTCTttctataataataataataataataataataaaacccAAGATTCATATTCGGTGTTTGGCAATGTCCAATTTATAACACCATGAATAGCACACTATAGCCAACACCACTTCGCCATGCCCAACCGCCTCTCCGGTGGCGGCAGGCAGCTTCTCCAGTGGCGGGCCGCCTCTCCGGCGGCTGCGGTGGGCAGCTTCTCCGGCGGCGGCGAGGCTACCGATGATGGTCCTATCTGACCCTGGCGAGATGGGCATGAGAAGGACATCAATTCTTGTTCCATCTGTAGAGAAGCACATTATGGAGGCAACTGTAGATACTCACTGCTATCGGGTACTTCGTGCTAATGGAGTTGAGTTTGAGAACGTCTCGACGGAACGTACAAACATTGGGGACATAACAACTCGTGTCTGTTCATGTCGACATTGGCAACTCTATGGACCGCCTCGTGCCCATGATGCTGCCGCAGTTATCTCCTGGGGTTAGAACGTCCTTTTACATGCCGAGCCATGTTTCACCGCGGCTAGCTACCGAGAAACATACTCACAGGTGATAAATTCCATTCGAGATAGGAATTTGTGAGGGAACTGATGGTGGAGGCGCCACGGCCGACATCACTATATACTCCCTCGGCCCACCCAATACACGTCGGCCCCTTGGTAGGCCTAAAAATAAGGTTATGCGGTCGGAGAACTTGACTAAAAATAATGTGGGGCCACTGCCATTTGTTGGGGGCATTCACAGAAGAAATGCATGATGCCTCTATAACCcattaaaattggattttccaattcccctttctttttccttcccacATCATGTTGATCCGCcacaagttttttcttttctttttcctcctggATTTACTGTACAGTTCGTGCTATTTGTAAGTATGAAATGGCTGTACGTTAGCTGTTTAGTTTCAAGATGACATAttatggcttaagtacaccacaagtgccaaaacaggtgtacggcactcactttagtgtcaaaactttcaaaacgatcacttcagtccCAAAATCGGagaaaacgatcatttaagtgccaaaatatatatatatatatatatatatatatatatatatatatatatatatataacaatcacttaagtgtcaaaccGGCCAAATTCCGACCAAATGAATTACGTGGCTTTCACATTTAAGTTTATTATCTGATGTGGCAAAATTATAAAGAGCGGCTGCCACGGTAGAAATTCGATGTGGCTCGTGCGttggaagacaaaaaaaatgacatcGCTGGGGGTTATATGCATTTACAAACAACGTCGCTCAATTGTCATCATCCTTCATCAGTCGTTCCTCTCTCGTCACTCGCTCGCTTGCTTGTGGTTAGTCGCCATCATCGCTCACTCACCGTCATTGGTCTCCAATCAGCCTCGTCGTCTCTATAACTATCTGTGAGGAGGTATGCGTCTTCTCTCCCTACATTTTAAAGTTAAGGTTCCGAGGGAAAAATTAGGGTTCCGATGGCAAAATTAGGGGTGATATGGAAAAATTAGGCCTCGGAGTTGATGCGGTGGGGACGTCCAGTTATTTAATCACAACCTCTAGCTTCGGTTCCTTCATAAAAGAAGATAATGCGCCCTATAAAGAAAGGTCCGTTCCAATGCAAAAGATAGGCCAAGTGGCAAAGCACTTTGGATGCCTCTGCAGATTCTAAGTGCTGTTATTTGCTACGAAATAGGGAAGTTGATGCTGTGGGAACCACGAATTGTTTAATCGGAAACACTATGGTGACACCAAACGACAACTACTGACTCTTTAATCAAAAGCAGGCCGCTAATTGTGGGGACCTCCATGTGAATTTtattggggctaacaatacaacaTAAAAAGAGTGAATAAGTTGTTTGAAGAACTATGAAAATCAATTATGGAATAAAACAAGCTCAACTTCAAATATAGATAGGATATCTATTAGAATTCAGGTCAGTAGACGTTTGAAATAACGTGAGAAGATTATGAGCTGAAATATATAAAGAACACGAGAGAAACAATGGTTGATATAAAAAGATTGGGTGAGCAAATGTTTCACGTAATAATACTTGAACGTGTGCAAGAATGAGTAAAAGATTGTCGCAACCCAAATCTCGGAAGGAGGTCAGTACGTTGGGTTTGGTTATGTTAGTATTTCTAACTCATCTAAAAAATTAggtcaaaaatttgaaatgtgcCCAAAGCGTGGAATTAATTCAACCAAAGTGAAATCAAGGTCTCTTGATCAAATGTTGCAATCGACTTGAAGTAcgaaaaaacaattgaaaaaaagttcaatttttttctcgatCAAAGCATGAGAACCCATGATTTAGAAAAACTAAGacccaaatcaaaattttgagaattaaagTGGCTCAAATGCAATTAAATTAACATGAagttattaaatatttttcccgattttttttGGGCAcaaatgcttcttttttttttttctatttttaaaaaggaTCAGATGGATGACATAAACAATGCTGCGTGTTTTTTACTTGATTGTAGTCCAAGGCACTACCACTGTAGTTGCGAGAGTCCCAACATTCAACAACAGAAAATAGTGGCTTTGCACCTTCAATGTACTCTTTGGCCTATTTTTGTGAATATCTGAACGCAACCACCAGACAAAATGAATGTACTCCAACAAGGGTTATGGTAAAATCGGAAAGATAAATGAGCACAAGCTGCAATTTACCCTCTTGCAAAGTCAAAACGGAAGTCTTGAAACCCAACATTGCGGAGCCATCGCATCCATCCTATTAGATATTCCCATACAAACCGTTGGCTATGATCGATATTTAGAACCCCATTACCCATTTCTGCAGTTGAAAAGCACAACTAGctcttgtgaaaattcaacaagCGTCACGCTCAGCATCTCTAACGATCATGTCAGACGGGATTGGTCAGAATTGGCGTCGGAGGGTTTTGGTTAGATAATTTTGTGTAAATAGAATGACCCAATTAGAAAAACCAAAAGTAAAGAGACTCTATTAAAAAGTAGCTACGATgcaagaactaaaaaaaaaggttttttttttaaagtaataaATAGATACATATaatacagaaagaaaaaaaccctTCTTACCCGAGAGATTTATAGCTTGGGGCTCAGCAAATTTTGAGTAAATCACATTTGAATCATTAACAGAATCTGGATGGTTACTTGGATCATGAGGTTGGTGGTCTCCTCTGCGGGCGAGTCCACCTTTCAAGAAACGTAAGTTTTGATCAATCATCTCGTTTTCTTACCCTCTTAAAATCCAAGAATGTGCCTCTTTCATCGGTAACTATTGGACTGTTGTGTTACTACGATCAAATTTGCGATTCTTGGCTACAGCATTCACCATTTTATCAATCCTATTAGCAACTTGTACAGTTCACATTCTTTGGCTCTACCCATGAATTATCTAGTAATAGGTCTTTCACAACGAGATCTACCTATACAAGAACGGTATTTAATTATGAAGATTGGCTGGGTAGCTGACCCTCTTAGTCCGTTTTTGAAAAAGTATAAACATAAGATTTCGgctttgaaaataggatttccCCGCTTAATGGGGTTGTTTGGGAAAAACATGGTTCCGCCGCCCGAAAAGCATGTAAGCAAGGGTTTCAGGTTGATGAGAACTTTGCTTCCGTTGGAGCACCGTAGAACTGTCTTTTAACATTCCTCACTTTTCTGTCTTGTTAACACTTTTTATGCTAGTTCCTCATGTTACCTGGCCTTGTCTTTCCCTCATATGAGATCACTAATATTGATCACTTCTCCTAAAAACCGAGAGTGCTGTTTTTTCGAAGTACCACAATTAAGTCGGAACCACCGTTACTTTTGTGCAGGTCGTCCAAGAGATAGACAAAGAGGCCAAATTCCACAGTTTTATGGCTAATCAGCTGATATGTACTTTACTTTGAACCCATACCCATCGGTTGCTATTTCCTTTCTTGAGATCTTTACGTCGGGCTATTATTTGTCTTCTTCCCAAGAAATCACACTTATTCCTTAAATTGATGTATCATGCCGGTCTCTTTGTGTGCTTATCTTCTTCACCGGGCCTGTCCAAGAATGGTGGGTTCCTCGCTGAAGTTATTTGATATCCCGACAGCATTCGACTACGATCAAGGCTTGAGCAGGGGGTGAAGAATAATGTCCGGACACCGAACAAGAGAATCGATCCTACGGCTCATGCAATGTCGTCCATGTCATTGTATATGCATTGATCTGTTTCTTCTTGCTCTACCTCCGGTTCAGCGAAGATCACTCATAGATGGAATTGTACAGGCATAGCACATCCCCCatccctttccttcttctttgtttcctgTTGAAACCATTGAATTTCTCATTACTTGTTTGAGCAGTGTGCCCTGTACAAGGCACGGGCCCGGATGACAATTTTTTAACAATCTCACGCCTCACTCTTACTTACCGATTTATCGTTTTCGTTTATGCTTGCCTATGTtagtgacaaaagaaaaattgttgtatatcttcttcctttttgtgaTGGAAGCTCATGAATCAAAGAATTTATGTTCAAGATTGGTCCATAAATCTACTCTCGAAATTTTATTTCTAACCTTTTGAATACTAGCAATTGTCTCCATAAAGTTGGCTGAACCAATTTTCTCATGTGAAACTCTCGTATTATGAATTTGATTAAGGGGTGGTTGGCCTTTCGTTAGTGATTTCCCAATGCCTCGTGTTAGGATTCTTTCTCAGAGTACTGTGTCACGAGTTAATGGATGGAGTAGTTATTGGTCTAGATTTTCCGTAGGACTTAGTAAGGCTCTCACATGACTTTGAGCGCCCGAGCTAAGCCTTTTATGTATATGAGCGCCCCGAGCTAAGCCTTTTCtctatatttcttcttctttc
It encodes the following:
- the LOC115739415 gene encoding uncharacterized hydrolase YugF-like isoform X1; translated protein: MAKCFSFAETRNRCFRFSFSRAGLKSATTDLGDGTVMHCWVPKTYKPSKPNLLLLHGVGANAMWQWNEFISPFIARFNVYVPDLLFFGDSYTTRPERTEQFQAQCVAGVLKAHGVRKTNVVGISYGGFVAYSLAAQFPEMVEKLVLCCAGVCMEDKDMEDGMFPVKSVDEAVSFLFPQTPEKVKEMLKVVFYKPAVNMPSCFMQDFIDVMCTEYLQERTELVDALHKDRKMSNLPKINQPTLIIWGEYDKVFPLALGHRLKRHLDESAQLVVIKDCGHAMNVEKPKEMYKHIKSFLVGPQLSPKKANQSNGQKVD
- the LOC115739415 gene encoding 2-hydroxy-6-oxo-2,4-heptadienoate hydrolase-like isoform X2, yielding MAKCFSFAETRNRCFRFSFSRAGLKSATTDLGDGTVMHCWVPKTYKPSKPNLLLLHGVGANAMWQWNEFISPFIARFNVYVPDLLFFGDSYTTRPERTEQFQAQCVAGVLKAHGVRKTNVVGISYGGFVAYSLAAQFPEMVEKLVLCCAGVCMEDKDMEDGMFPVKSVDEAVSFLFPQTPEKVKEMLKVVFYKPAVNMPSCFMQDFIDVMCTEYLQERTELVDALHKDRKMSNLPKINQPTLIIWGEYDKVFPLELDHRLKKFPLLRFALVFLLSSEA